The Apibacter raozihei genome contains a region encoding:
- a CDS encoding metallophosphoesterase yields the protein MKRRDFIKTSAIAGTALTLPNIAFASDILKSDKKITILHTNDQHSRIEPFPATYTKNPGQGGFARRATLIDKIRKEQENVLLVDSGDIFQGTPYFNFFKGELEFKLMTKMGYEASTMGNHEFDNGLVGFKSQLPHAGFDFLCSNYDFTNTILEGCTKDFKIIDKGGVKVGLFGIGVELEGLVAPTCYLETQYNNPIEIAQDRARMLKKEKKCDLVICLSHIGYKYPGDPNKVCDIKLCKETSNIDLVLGGHTHTFFKEPEKYLNKEGKEVLLNQVGWAGLLLGRIDYLFTESNTIKEIASTAIPIDNQWV from the coding sequence ATGAAGAGAAGAGACTTTATAAAAACATCAGCAATTGCAGGAACTGCATTAACACTTCCCAACATTGCATTTGCATCTGATATACTAAAATCGGACAAGAAAATTACCATATTACATACAAATGATCAACATAGCCGTATAGAGCCATTTCCTGCAACATATACTAAAAATCCAGGTCAGGGAGGTTTTGCACGTCGGGCAACGTTAATAGACAAAATAAGGAAAGAGCAAGAAAATGTTTTGCTGGTCGATTCCGGAGATATATTTCAGGGGACTCCTTATTTTAATTTTTTTAAGGGGGAGCTCGAATTTAAGCTAATGACAAAAATGGGATATGAAGCCTCTACGATGGGAAATCATGAATTCGATAATGGATTGGTAGGTTTTAAAAGCCAATTACCACATGCAGGATTTGATTTTTTATGTTCCAATTATGATTTTACTAATACAATTTTAGAAGGATGTACTAAAGATTTTAAAATTATTGATAAAGGAGGCGTTAAAGTAGGATTGTTTGGTATAGGAGTTGAACTGGAAGGACTTGTGGCACCCACTTGTTATTTGGAAACTCAATATAATAATCCGATAGAAATAGCTCAGGATAGAGCAAGAATGTTAAAAAAAGAGAAAAAATGCGACTTAGTTATATGTTTATCTCATATTGGATATAAATATCCGGGTGATCCTAATAAAGTTTGCGATATCAAATTATGTAAAGAAACGTCTAATATAGATTTGGTATTAGGAGGACATACGCACACATTTTTTAAAGAACCTGAAAAATACCTCAATAAAGAAGGGAAAGAAGTATTGCTAAATCAGGTAGGATGGGCAGGTCTTTTGCTTGGACGAATTGATTATCTTTTTACAGAAAGTAATACGATTAAAGAAATTGCAAGTACGGCAATTCCTATTGATAATCAATGGGTATAA
- a CDS encoding 5'-nucleotidase C-terminal domain-containing protein → MKVIRKLSLYTFFTLFLIGCKTSVTHEFHKTYLNSVIDDEIQENKELARKIEPYKHQIDSIMSQHVTYANEDYTKSGYSSNEGNLLADLILDYSKKYANKHNLSLPDFCLLNLGGVRTIIPKGEVTVGSVFEVAPFENEVVFVQMNGILMQEMFEYLQKEKVGHPLAGIKIVYNQNQTLVAEIAGKPFDKNKTYWVATNDYLMTGGDRMYFFTKSEHKIIPKIILRDALIEEMSTYKTLPNSNEIRLQFQN, encoded by the coding sequence ATGAAAGTAATCAGAAAACTAAGTTTATATACGTTTTTCACATTGTTTTTGATCGGCTGCAAAACGTCGGTTACTCATGAGTTTCATAAAACCTATCTCAATTCAGTTATTGACGATGAGATACAAGAAAATAAAGAACTTGCCAGAAAAATTGAGCCATATAAGCATCAAATTGATTCTATTATGAGTCAGCACGTAACCTATGCAAACGAAGACTATACAAAATCTGGTTATTCGAGTAATGAAGGAAATTTACTTGCAGATTTAATATTAGATTATTCCAAGAAGTATGCTAATAAGCATAATCTTTCTTTACCAGATTTCTGTTTATTAAATTTAGGTGGGGTGAGAACTATAATTCCAAAAGGAGAAGTTACCGTTGGTTCTGTATTTGAAGTTGCTCCTTTCGAAAATGAAGTGGTTTTTGTTCAAATGAATGGAATATTAATGCAGGAAATGTTTGAGTATCTTCAAAAAGAAAAAGTAGGGCATCCTTTAGCAGGAATAAAAATAGTCTATAATCAAAACCAAACTTTAGTAGCAGAAATTGCTGGAAAGCCTTTCGATAAAAATAAAACGTATTGGGTTGCTACTAATGACTATTTAATGACAGGTGGAGACCGTATGTATTTTTTTACGAAATCTGAACATAAAATTATTCCTAAAATTATTTTAAGAGATGCACTTATCGAAGAAATGAGTACATATAAAACACTTCCGAATAGTAATGAAATAAGGTTACAGTTTCAAAATTAA
- a CDS encoding NAD-dependent epimerase — protein MKILITGIAGFIGYHLASVLSERGDEIIGLDNINDYYDVSIKFGRLNNLGFTESDLAYNCIIRSHKYSKLSFIKLNLEDKKNLDQLFLKESFDKVINLAAQAGVRYSLENPQAYIDSNIIGFTNILECCRNYSIKHLTYASSSSVYGLNEKQPFSTKDNVDHPLSLYAASKKSNELMAHTYSHLFNIPTTGLRFFTVYGPWGRPDMALFLFTKAILNNEPISVYNFGKMQRDFTYIADIIEGIVQVNDHPPSGNKNWDPQNPDPSTSFAPYKLYNIGNSKPVELSYFIETIEKELGKRAIKNLLPLQAGDVPSTFADVSDLMADFNFKPETSVETGIKHFIDWYKSFYQIT, from the coding sequence ATGAAAATCCTTATAACAGGAATTGCCGGATTTATCGGATATCACCTTGCGTCTGTACTTTCTGAAAGGGGAGATGAAATAATAGGTCTTGATAATATTAATGATTATTACGATGTTTCAATTAAATTCGGAAGATTAAATAATCTTGGATTTACAGAGTCTGATTTAGCTTACAACTGTATCATTAGAAGTCATAAATATTCTAAATTATCGTTTATTAAACTAAATCTTGAAGACAAAAAAAATCTAGATCAATTATTTTTAAAAGAATCATTTGATAAAGTCATCAATCTTGCTGCTCAGGCTGGAGTACGATATTCTTTAGAAAATCCTCAGGCTTATATAGATTCTAACATCATAGGGTTTACAAATATTTTAGAATGTTGCAGGAATTACTCAATAAAACATCTAACTTATGCAAGCAGCTCTAGTGTTTATGGATTGAATGAAAAACAACCTTTTTCTACAAAGGATAATGTGGATCATCCTTTGAGCTTATATGCCGCAAGCAAAAAAAGTAACGAATTGATGGCTCATACTTATAGTCATTTATTTAATATACCTACTACAGGATTACGTTTTTTTACTGTTTACGGACCTTGGGGCAGGCCTGACATGGCCTTGTTTCTCTTTACTAAGGCTATTTTAAATAACGAGCCCATTAGTGTATATAACTTCGGTAAAATGCAACGTGACTTTACATATATTGCGGACATTATAGAAGGTATAGTACAGGTTAATGATCACCCTCCATCCGGTAACAAAAACTGGGATCCTCAAAATCCAGATCCATCAACCTCTTTTGCTCCTTATAAGTTATATAACATCGGAAATAGTAAACCTGTTGAATTATCCTATTTTATTGAAACTATAGAGAAGGAATTAGGGAAACGTGCTATCAAAAACCTTTTACCTTTACAGGCCGGTGATGTCCCATCTACTTTTGCTGATGTTAGTG